The segment CCATTTCCCATCAGATTGGGAGCAGCCTGCTCTCCCAGGTGACAAGCGAAACCTATGAAACGGTGGACTTGACCGGGGAAAGCGAAGCTGCCCAAGAACCTACCGAGGATTTGGGCCTTGCCGAGATCGAGGTGGCTGTTTCCGCTGAGGATTACGCATTGGTGTGGGCTTTCGGTATGGTGCTGTGTGTGGCCTCTACCGCACTGGCAGCCTATCCCATTATGAAGATGAAGCCCAAGAGTATCTTGTCGCAAATGAGTTAAGGAGGTGCAGGCGATATGAATTTAGGAATACGAGCGATTTTATATAGCGCACGGAAGTGGAAAAAGACCTTGCTGGTATTCTTCTTGCTTCTGACTATTACCACTTTGGTGTTATCCGGGCTGGCGATTGCCGATGCCCAGGAGGAACAGGCTGAGGAACTGCGTGGAACTACCGGGGCCAGCTTTACGGTGGAGAGAAATTTATCCACTGGTGGTTGGACAAGTGGCGCTCATGGTTCTTATAGTACGCAGGAATTTGTATCTGAGGAAATGCTTCAGGAAATTGCGTCAGTAGACGGGATTGCCGGATATGATGCTTCGATTGTTTCCATGCCTACTTTATATAGTAATGGAAAAACACTTGTCACAGACACGCCAGCCCTCATTTTTTATGTTTTTGGCTCTATGAATACAGAGTATAATGATTTGTTTGTATCCGGGCGTTTTGAATTGGTGGAAGGTTCTCATATCACAGATGATATGCCAAATGGTATCATCCTCAATAAAGAACGTGCTGAACTAAATGGGGTAAAGATAGGCGATAAGGTTTCCGGTATTATTGATTCTTATTCGGACGATCCGGAAATTGAGATGGAAGTAGTCGGGCTTTTTGACATTGTGGTGGATAAGGATGATGAAGCCACTATGTATGACGATTCCACGATGTGGGATTATACTGACTATGCCTTTTGTAGTATTGACGCTATGAAGGCAATGGCTGTGAATTATGAAGATGGCAATAAAACACGCGAAGCGGATTTCTATGTTTCGGATGCC is part of the Clostridium sp. M62/1 genome and harbors:
- a CDS encoding ABC transporter permease; protein product: MNLGIRAILYSARKWKKTLLVFFLLLTITTLVLSGLAIADAQEEQAEELRGTTGASFTVERNLSTGGWTSGAHGSYSTQEFVSEEMLQEIASVDGIAGYDASIVSMPTLYSNGKTLVTDTPALIFYVFGSMNTEYNDLFVSGRFELVEGSHITDDMPNGIILNKERAELNGVKIGDKVSGIIDSYSDDPEIEMEVVGLFDIVVDKDDEATMYDDSTMWDYTDYAFCSIDAMKAMAVNYEDGNKTREADFYVSDAAELNNIIEEVKNISSINWDNFIITANDEVYQNISSALSDTNTLITTMIVIITAVSMVLIILILSMSIRSRKRETGILLAVGIAKPAVILQYVLETLLIAVVAFPLAYLSSKQVAGTLGTLFGKAAENVIVTPEHFLLVAIVGSILLVAAVLVSSISTMRLKPKQILSQME